A region of the Echeneis naucrates chromosome 15, fEcheNa1.1, whole genome shotgun sequence genome:
CTGCAATGCAGCAGGTAGTGTCCCTGCAGAGAGCCATTCAGAATGCAGAAGATGGCTCCTGCCACCATTGTACTCAGTGGGAAAGGCTTTCCTTTGATCAGCAGGGAATAGATAACTGTCCTGTGAATGGCAAGAACACGGGAAATGAAAATGCTGCTCTTCCACCAAGTTCCAgtatataaaaagaaagtgttttatatctgtgaaaaaacattttgaatttaaatgcaGGAACATTTGAGACTTTAAGCCTCAGTCTGGGTTGTAGCAGTACATTCTTCACAGACttcagattaaaacagaagctctcatttttcagtgtgtgcaCTTGAAAGTCTTTGGCTCTTGTTCTGACTTAGTAAGTAACTGAATATCTACTGGCAGAAATTATGATAGATAGACAGAAAACATGTCATCATTCCTAATATCCACCCTGCAGTACATATTCATATTACATATATAGGACAAATTTTCCTTTCAGCAGCTCTCAAGAGCACCTTTGAAGAATGTtaaatggacaaaaaacaaGTCCATACACGCCTGATGGTATGGAGAAGAAGCTTTCAGTAGACCTGGTTGTCTTACTGCAGACAATAATAGTAATGCATTTTACtgttagaaatgtaaaatgatgaGTTTTAACCTAAATATATGTGCAGTTTGTTTCATGGCTGGGTCAgcgtggttaaaaaaaatgggGAGGTGGGGAGAAAATCAAAGTTCATCCACGATAAGTAGATTGATTCCACTGTACTCCAGCAGATGAAGTAAATCAGGATGAAATataacaaagaataaaacaagaaatggAGAGCATAATGGCACAGATATAAGACACTATAATACAAAATGCATCAGTAAATGTGAGAAAAACTCAGAATCTCACCAAGCTAATATGAGTTCAGCTGAAGCTGTTTGCCATTGTAAAAATTGcttacattttaatcaaaatgcTGTTTGCAACTCCACGGccttcaaacacacatcaaataaTCCCAAGACACAGTCTTTACCTTTGAAAGTAGTGCAATGAAAAGGTCCCAAGAACCATGTAGATGCCAATAATGGAGGGTTTCTGCGAGGTGACCATTAAAAGCAGGGGGATTACAAGCGCTGGTACCTCCTGGATGAACCAGGCTAGTCTGGCTGGGACTGTCCTCACTGGAGGGGAGAGTGCCATGTGGCGCCCATAGCTGGATTGAATCTTCCTGTGAGTGAGCAAGTGAATGACTCCCATCAGGATCAACCAACAGGTTAGACAGTTGACCAAGTTCTCGTAGCAGTGCATCTTGCAGGTCCTCTTGCAGGTCCTCTTCTCAGGGTCAGTAAGTGATGCAGCAATCTTCCCTGGTTACAGACTCCCGTGCAAAGTTTAGAGGATGTGACTCCTCCctataaaaaaagagaggggtGTTGGCCGGCTGAAACCTGAGAACTTTGTCTGAAACAGTCACAAGGACTGATAGAAATTAGGTTAAGGTCTTTCCTATCTCTGAATGCAAGTGCTGATGGGGATTATTCTACCTGCTCTCCCAGTCAGTCTTGTTTCCACAGAGCCCTTTCTGCACGCATTCCGGACTATCTTCAGAACTGATGAAACATCTATTCATCTCAACGCCAATGAGCCTCCACACTGAAATCATCAATATATTGGCCAACCCTCAAAGGTACATTGCAGTGTGTGCAATAGCGGGACTCCTAAGTAAATGTCCAAATATTGGCTAAGTAGCATAATGATAATGCTCAACTGGTCAAACaagttttttaatttcatcatttgtGCTTTAAAACATTGTAGCCAGGAGTAAATAGAGGATACTGGAAAAGGAATGTGACCCTGATTATTCAGTTGAGTGATCACTCACTAATTAGGCCTACAAACTGTACTCTGTAAAGGCAAACATATTAGCTCTACTGAAGATCATCAAAACATTAGTGAATATTGGCCGGTGTGTTGGTCTTTATTAAGTGAAATTAGCTTTATGGAGCAGGGAAGGCAGTGCTACATCTCAGTCAGTGTTTAATGAGTGAATAGTGAATGACTTGCGGTGGAATGAAGGTTgttgtgcttttcctgccaccccccccacctccctcagAGAATTTGTGTGTTGATCCTTGAAGAAGTGAGAGTCCTGATAGGAGAAAGGGTCCAAAAAGAGAAGCCAAGTCAAGGGGGTGTGGACAGCGGACATAGTGATAGGTTGAGAGAACAGCTCAAGTCTTTGTGCTGTGACCTGGGACATGTTGGTAACCGAAGCCAAACATTAGCGGTGGGTGGATTGATCCAGAGTCTTGGTGTGGGTTGATGAAATGGGTATCGAAGattcagtttctcttctccacATTCAGAACAGAAGTCCCTCTACGCCGTAGTGGTTGTGCAGACACCGCTCCTCTCCTGCCATGGTGGACTGACGGAATGCAGTTACATGACTCAACAGCACTTTGTAGCAACGCTGGAGGTTCCAGAAAATTCTGattctcatttttcattcaaatttgcTTACTGCGTTCACTTCACAAATGAAGACACGCTGCTCTGCCCTACACAAAAGTAAATAAGCTGCTTttctaagtaaaaaaaaaacattaatatcGGCAATACTGGCCCTGCATTTACTGCGTTTACTtggtatttgtttatttacttggTATGATTAATAACTAATCTCGCACGACACCCAGGCATGCAACTGGGTATTCACTGGGCCCCAGATTTGGGTCATGAGGCTGCAGGCACGGGGACAGACCACCCACACAAAGGCCAACTTCTTTGTTCAAGACTTTGGATTACGTCAGTTTCCATTCATCGCTAATCTGTATTGCTTGTCCTGCTGAATTggagaacatgccaactccacacagatAATTCTTGCAGTGCGGCACCACTGCACCACTATCAGACACATCAATGTTAGTAtctttgatttaaatttttatgaATGCATAAGTGTGCTGCAAAGGTGAAAATTAAATAGTCAAACGAGTAAGAGAAGTGTTGTTTCAACTTGCTTCTTATATTTACCCTCACTGAAATAGATGGGGGGGCTcagattattcattcatgttctaccACTTAACCatcaggtggtgctggagccaatcccagctcacattgggcgagggtggggtacactctggacaggccGCAAGACTGTTTCGTTAGACTGCATTCATTTTAGTgtgtacctaataaactggTACCTAAACTCACATTCTCTTAAATGTTTTAGTTGCTGAAGTAAAAgcagttgtgtatttatttttacagtattCCTCCAACCAAGCAGCTCCCTCTGCTGAAGACATTTTGAAAAGtaactgtaaatgtaaaattagtAGGCATTGTTTCCGAACAGGTTAATACACTAAACATATGCAGTGctgtactgtaaatgtgtttcaCTCCTGAAAACTTTCCACCTTCCAACTATTGCACTGCTAACAATAAAAGTGGCAACTGTTAATATATTGCGTGATTGTAAACATTTGAAGAACGAGACATCCGCACAGACATGCTTTTCAGTACATTTTACTTCTTTTACATGAATCCTCAGCCTTATCTGAAGAGCCTTTTGGGATGCTTTGTCAGTGGAACCTGAGATCAAAAACAACTCCATTTAGGGAGTAGTTAAGTAGTATATTTTAGGTTTGTGACGTGAAAGTTCCCATTCTCTaaccaagagaaaaaaaaaagttacaaaaacaatttctaaaagacaaacaaagatccataaaaacaaaatgaacagtgTTGAGGTtcagcctttctctctctctctctctctacaggaGCGATGTGAGGTGGAGAAAACAGAACACCACTCCCTGCTGGAGAAAGAGATAACAGTTGGTGCCATTTTAGACCAACAGATGAGGGACTGGTCACACACTCCTGGAGCGCTGAGTGAGTCAGAGATATTGTCGGGCATTCGGCAATTGGGAGGTTacatgtggggaaaaaaaacaaacaaacaaacaaacaaaaaacccaaaaacctaacaaaacaaacaaaaactgaaagcacACACTCTAAAATAAGACGAAAGGTGAGGATACactttatatgtatatgtgcaACAGTGATAAAAAGGCACAATAGCACAGTGTGTCATGCTTGACTAGTTTCATTTAGATTAACATCAGAGGGCAAGTGAGTCCGGGGATTCATCTCTGAGTCTGTGCTCACTTGGTTCAGGTATTAACAGTTGCTTACAGTGccaaagggggtgggggtgggggtggggttgcCATGTCAGGGGACTGCATCATTTCAATGGGAATACTTGACTTCAGCAGCACATCAACCAGTGATAAGTGATGTTCAAATCACATATGACAAGACAGCAGACTCCATGTTCTGCCTGTATTAAACTCAGCGATAGAATATGATGCCTCGATGAAGCAACCAGGTTTTTGTACACAGGTTGttcatttgtgaaaatattaCAGGACAGCAGAACTACACAgctaaattattttcttttgttaataattgcaattattattatgattctttttcttgacatttcaTGAAGGCAATGTTCATGTTTATTAATTAATAGATTCACAtccaataaaacaaatttaGAGCAGGAAGCAACTGTTCTGGGTAGATTTGGGCCAAACTATAATAGTAGTATAGTCTGATTGATCATCCTTCTGCCTCAAGAATGACTGAGAAATGAATGCTCAGTCACTATTAAGTCATAATTGAGATTTTCCCCAATAACAAATTGGcattttgaaatcaaaatcaTATTAAAAGAAAGGAGCTGGAAAATTACTCCCTAGTGAGCAGATGTAGTAACAGAAATCAAAGAGAACTGAATGTGTAACAATTCCCCCTATGATGACCATTCAACAACTACAGAAATTTAAGGTGGCAGTGTAAATAAAGAATATTGGAGTCATTTACACAGCACCCGAAAACTGCAGTCTAGTCTGAGCAAAACACATCCCTAATGCTATAAGCATATAACTAGAATCTGGGAGCAGCGCTGGACACTAATTCAACAGGCAAACCATATTATTCACTTTAGGGCTCAACTGACAACACTGCTTCTGTTAAAATGTACACATTACGTGAGTAAATACTATCAAGTCTAATACTACTACTTAAAAGggtggaaataaaatgaatataatatCTATAAAAGATAATAATTAACTAATatgagtttttttattttttggttttgtacAGGGGAGTAGTGAACTCTGTTGGGTGCAGCCCTTTGTTAGCAACTACAAGATATTACGCAACGGTAGTAATTACTTGACACTGTTCTCAAAGTTTAAGTTGCATGTAGCTTAAAGCAGTCAGTCAAAACAATTCGTTTTCATCTGGGACCATTTCAGTATTCTCCATTAAGatctgcagttttattttaattcctttTCTGAGGCAAATTACATCAGCAACGATTTCCAAACGTCTAAACGTAAAGATGCATTACAACTCAAATCCATCATTTTTcaggaaaaccaaaaaaaaaaaagtccttgtggaaaaaaaaaaaaaaaaaaaaaaaaaaaacagacttgctTTTTGCAATGCTTACGCTGAGCCAAATTAATGCACACTCATCCCATCTTCTCAAACCATTAGCTCCAACATACTCTCAAAACTGCAATTCAAGCAAAATGCATCAACCAAAAGCTCTGAGacacatttcaatttcaaactgagaggagggtggagaaaggcagaggagagctgagggagagatagagaaagaAGACTGCATTGGCTTTGAGTGTCTAGGTCCTTCCTGTGAATAGTGGGTGTAACTTGGGGTGGGGTGAGAAGGAGGGCATCTGGGTCAGGTTATGGCGATAGATAGTTTGGACAGGACGGCGGCTCTGCAGTGGCCCCTGCCTTATTGTTGACCTCAATGAACGATGAGCGCCCCGGCAGCATAACTCACGGAGCTGTCCTGCCAGTTCCTGCACTCACTTGACTGGGCGTAGTTCAGGAAAGTGAAGTTCATTTCTAAACCAGACTTCCTCAGCTCAGCCACAGCCTGCAGAGCAGAAACATCCATTTAATCAAATCACACagtatgtttacacacacacaggcacggaGGACAAGAGCATTCTGATCTCATGACAGGAGATACCCAAGTGGAGAGTTTTGTGGGTTATTCTGAACAAAATTacactttccttttcacacTTCCAACTGAACCTCCTCCACCATGTTAAATACTGATACACCAGATTAGTCTCTTCCTCTGCGGTACTTACATTTAGCAGCACTCCAATTGGATGACGCCCACAGATGGTGTTGCGGTATTTCTTCAAGTAGTTGGTGAAAGACATGGGATCCAGCTGCTCTATAATACCCATCCCCTTCACAGGCAGAGGAAAAAGGTGGAGCAAATGTCATTACATTTTATCATCCCTTTCTGTCCTCAAGGAATAAAGTGTTTATAtatacaaatttttatttaaacagaaattTACATTCAAATTGACGAAGGTCAGTAATGTTTATAtaagaaaattacttttcatGTCTTTAGAAAGTCGGGTTTAATAATAACACCTCCTGGAAGACGTGTGCTTAAGAAAACAAGCCTATTTAtcataagaaaagaaaaatggctaTAACCATTAAGAGAAGACGAGACATTCAAAATACCAATGCTGCTGTGTACAAAAGTATAATAGGTTTTGGGTTGTTATGTGTACTGTATTACTTTAATAGCAGTGATAGTTAAATATATCACTATGGTTACCATTTTATCAAGATGCTCAATAGACCTGTAGATCTCCCCTTGAGATTCATCATAGTATGTGTAACGGAACCGTTGACCttgaaagaagaaacaaacgtCAGGCTGAGAAAGCTGGACGTAGACGCACGACATCCATTACATTTAGAGAATCAATCTTACTgtaagtcatttttatttttcagtacCTACCCCAGTGGCAGAAGTCCGATGAAATGATGAAGAGGTTGGAGGGGTCTGCTAGATACTTGCTGAGCAGCTTCCCATATTCCTGTTCCTTAGATTCACTCAGGGCACCCACGAGCACAGGGACGATGCTAAACTCGTCTTTGTGGCTGCAACAACAGATTCTTGAATTAAAAGCTTGAAAACAATAACTGGAGTTCTTTGGCAAAATTCTGTCCAAAGGGCATGGATTGGTGGGGGCTGGGGGGAATAAATGACACTTGTGAGTTCTACCTTCATACACCTACGTTACTTATGATTCACCACAGATTTAAGATAAAGTCACATGGCGGATTCTTTGGCCGACTGTGGTTCATCTCATACTACCTCATCTCTGCTTTCCTGAACCAGGAAAAGGCCGCTGACTCCTGCCAACCTGACAGAAGGCTGCATCAATAATGCATATCACATTTGTGTGTCCTAGGATCAGTGTGATTCTGATTTAGAGTGCAAAGAGAAAGcttttgtaccttttttttttttttgcttggtaGATAATAGTTGAGAAAAAAAGCCTCATTGTGTGAGACTGGTCTTTCTGAAAGTGGCATTACCTCTCCATGGCTTTAGCAGTGTAAGGCAAATGCATTTCAATACTGTGctcatcttcatctgtctgCAGAGTCATCCGCTCAAACAACCCAGTTTTCCAGAGGTCAGCATAAACTGTAAAACACAGGTGAGTTTCACATTAATTGGCCATCATGGACATCTTTACTTATTAAGTCCCTTTTGGAGATCATGTAAAATTGGATATCCTGATGAGTGAAGCCTTTTCCTTAAAAAAGCTTTAATCTCAAGAGTCAGGGACATGTCTGGTCCACAGAGGATGATTAAAAGTGTATCACCTACAGAGAATGTTTGAGGTCAACATGTTGGGGCTCAATTCAGGCTAGACTAGAACAATCAAGACAAAGAAAGGAATTAAAACCGCTTACACCTCAACTATGTTCCGAATCGTGTTATGTTCCCTCACATTACCTTTGAAATGTGATTCCCAAATAACTGAAGTtagcatgtgtttgcatgtgagtCCGAGCAACAAAtactcagggaaaaaaaaaaaaaaaacagaaatcacaaTCCAGTGAGTGAAAACTGTAAATACCCTTCTGGTCGATTCTCAGGTCATAGAGAGGCGTTCTATAGACGTCTGCAGGTGACAGGGCACAGCGGGAGAGGGGCACATGGTGTGAAGGTCCCAGGATGAACACCCTACGACTGAAGGGCAACAGGACTTTAACGCACCCactccaaaacacacagcaagggTACTGTATTCTACTATCTAATCTACGATCCGTCCGGTCTGTGGGGTTAACAAAAGATCAGAAACTGTCACACTAGGCATTTTCTTAAATAAGGACATGCGGTAGAAAACAGGATGACTTACGTAATAGAAGGATCAACCTGCTTGTAGGCATGTGCTGCGCAAGCACCACAATAGGTATACCCGGCATGCCTGCAAATAATAACATGTCAACGTGGAATGAGGGTTGACatcttcatttcatctttcattcCAGTTGTCAACATGTGCTTACGGTGCTATGATGGCTCTAGCAGGTCTGATGGTGGACTGTGCTTGGGACAGCCAGCCTTCTAGTTGTGCATTCAGCTGGGATCCTGAATGGGtagaattaaaacaaaagcacaaaaaaaaaaacaaaaacatcttcttTTATTATAGATCGAGTGGTTATTGGAGATGATCCATCATTTCAAACttctccctttcctcctctctgcacaAACCAATTACACTAACTACAAAATTGTCTGAGCTATGGAAACTTGATTTATTAGACATAGGAAATCAACAGAAATTAACAAGATGAGCATAAAGTAATTTTAGGTTCCCATATGGTACTGTGATCATTCCCAATGGCCGTCCTGTGCAGAGTTACTAACGTTATGTCATCAACATCAGTCACCTgatgtgatttgttttatttaaaaaaaatgtcagtgattACAGGAGGATTAACATTAGCTCATCCTTGAGATGAGTCACTGGacgttttattgttttggtgaACATTTTGAGGTGTTTTAACTGCTGTCACATCATCTGTCGAAATCAGTTGTGCCAGCAATCCTTTGAAATGACAACCAAGCGGGTCTGCGGGGTTTAACAGAGAGAAACTAGAGGCTAGGTATTCAGATGGGGGAAGGGGTGCAACATGAACCAATTTTCAGCCCAGCCCAGTTTCAGTCCTTTGTCTCATGGCAggggatattttttttacagtgaagaGAGTCACAGTCAGAGACGAACAAGCCCCCcagaaataacaacaacttCAATTAAAAGAGCTGCTTCGGGAAATCAATAatctgagcagacagacagaagaccaGGCCAGGAAGTTCTGCATTTTCAACCAAGTTAGCTAGTGTTGATTTGATAATTGTGATTGCTACTCAGCGAAACGAGATAAGGGACAGGAGacgcttgtttgtttgtctgtttgaacACATTTCGATCGAGCAGCCGGTGAAAGGCGTGCTGAATAAGCTCAAACCAACCCTGCACCAAATGGGATAACAGGCGAGGCTAACTGTTAGCTAGCCCGACTTTTCATCAGCTGGATTAACGCGACAACTCAAACGTTAGTTATCGCCATCTGTCGTGGCAAGTCATGAATCTTCTATCTCAcatgtttatgtatatttaaaaaaaacaacaatttgacaCAATGCCATTAaaaaagagaagggggggggaTCATTAGCCAGCTAGCATACATCGTCCGAACACCGACGGTGCTCTGTTGACAGTTACCCGAAGCAGAGTACCAGCTCCCGGCGTGACTTGCTTCTCTGCACACCACACGGTTCGACATCTTGGTTCCCAAGCCGCCTATCTTGGTCTGCTTTACCCTTGTCAGGCGAAAGGGAAAATCGCAGAAGCCGGTGTTGGTTAAATGAGGGGAAGAAGCGACGCCTGCCAGCTCAGTCGCTCGTTAAAGACAAAGAGCAGCCCGACTGGAAGGAGAGACAGCTgagctaacaggctaactgGCCCGCCGTGTTGCCACCGGGTACGGAGCTAGCTTGCCGGAAAGAGTGGCTAACTTTTACAGTTTGACTCGGTCTGGGAACAATTTTGCAAACGCAACACACTACACAGCGTCTTTAATGTGCTAATACTGAAGGGGCGGAGGGGCAGAGCCGGAGATCGGGAGCTGTCACCGTCCGGATCTGGGGATTATTGTGTTGTCTGGCGAGCCAGGTGAGGGGGGCGTCTCCCGATAGAGGAAAGCGCAGGCACGTCACGGcgttctgattggctgctggatTAGCAAGAAGGGAGCGATTGGTTGGTCGTTCTAAAAGGGGGCGTGGTGGTGCGcgttcctttaaaaaaaaacaaaaaacaagaagaaggtTGGTTTGGTTATGAAGTTGCGGCGCCCGGCAGGTGGGCGGGTACAGTCTGACAACGGCAGGCCAACCTAAAGAGAACAGCGAAATTTAATGTTACATTAAAACGctacaataaaaaaaggagtCGGATTTCAATCAAAGCAATCAAAAACTCTTTAAAAAGTCTATCAACTTTGTCAGAGCTTTAAATACTTCCTCAGAGCTTATTCTCTCTTTTCTAAGAAGAGATTTATCTGCCTTTTCTCCTTTGCATGCTGTCTAAACTTGGTTAATGATAACTTAATATGTCTTCATAAAAATCATACAACTAAATAATATGATAGGAGTGCGATACTTGACCTTAACAGTTGGCTGTGCTattgtaaataaaaagaaatataaagaaaaCGGCGACGGGGAGAAAAACATTGCATCTGGGTCAaacctgagaaagaaaaatgaacattttgaacgttaaaaaaaaaaaaaagtatgataacatttttatttcagacatcaAGTCACCCGCCACACCGGATAGAGGCGCTGACGCACCAAGTCAGTTTTCTGCAGCCGCCATTAAGCGTAGAAGAAGAAGGCTGCCATCAAACGCCCGAATACCGGAAGTTAGCattggaaatgtttgtgttgtgacgAGGAGCCATCATTATTGTTACATgtgtgacaaaaagaaaacgGACACTGATTAGATAACTTTGACCGCATCACTCCCTTTTATAGGCGTCTTATCTGCGAGAGCAAGGAGACGATATCGTGATGTCGACCAAAATAAGCGCAAATAAAGGCAAAGACAGCGGCGAAGTTATCAGAAACTACCACAAACAGGCGTTTGAATATGTATCGAAAGCGCTGAGGATCGACGAGGACGACACAGGTTTGTTAGTcatgtctgttgtgttgtgttgtgttgtgttgtgttgtgttgtgttgtgtgacagCTCTCGGTAAACTCCCCGTCCTCTCTGTGATGTCAGGGGAAAAGGAGGAGGCTGTGCAGTGGTACAAAAAAGGCATTGCTGAGCTTGAAAAGGGGATTGCGGTGGAGATAACGGGACAAGGTATTGGCCAAATGTCCAGATGTGTACAGGAGTTCGGTGTTGAGATGCCGTCGGGTTAATTCTGCATGTTCTTGTCAACAGGAGATCGAGACCGAGCAAAGAGACTTCAGGACAAAATGGTCAAAAATCTCACCATGGCAAAAGATAGACTGGCCCTTTTGGGTAACTTGTCTAGCATCTGACTCTGCTAACATAGTTATATTACAGAGTAAGATCGATCAAGTTATATAAGCCGAGGATCAATGCTGTTCTTGTTTCACAGAGGCAACGCTTGAATCTAAAAGGAGACGTCATCCGCAGCCAAAGCCTGTACCTAAAAGCCAGCCTGCAGTATCTGCAAACATCAGGCCCTCCACTGCTGTCAGACCACCGGCTCGATCCATGGATccaaaggtgtgtttgtgcttttctttgaatagtttttaaaatgtcagtaaattgcattgtcatatttttttcttctcactaAGACGACTCCACGAATGCCAAAAGCTCTAAATGGAAAACCTGCAGCGATGAAACAGCCAGCAAAGAGGGACATGAAAAACTTCAAGAACGTGGACAGCAAACTGGCCAACTTAATTCTCAATGAAATTGTTGACAGGTATTTGGCTGTGATGTTATTAACTCCATGCAAATGGAAGCAGCACGCTGCAGTTGTCTCTGTTCTTTGCAGTGGTGCTTCTGTATCCTTTGGAGACATTGCAGGACAGGATCTGGCGAAGCAGGCATTACAAGAGATTGTGATCCTACCAGCCTTGAGACCAGAGGTGATCACTGCTAAACATTTAATCCCTGCTTACCATTATTATGCTATTTCAGATTTTCctctaatatttttttatatactatTTTGTCTGGTAGCTCTTCACTGGTCTAAGAGCTCCGGCACGtggtttgcttttatttggtCCACCTGGAAATGGGAAAACCATGTTGGTAAGTTAAATCGTTCCCAACACAAACCAGTTATTTAACTCTTGTTGGTCTTGCATCAGCAATATCAATTCAC
Encoded here:
- the srd5a2b gene encoding 3-oxo-5-alpha-steroid 4-dehydrogenase 2b, which codes for MHCYENLVNCLTCWLILMGVIHLLTHRKIQSSYGRHMALSPPVRTVPARLAWFIQEVPALVIPLLLMVTSQKPSIIGIYMVLGTFSLHYFQRTVIYSLLIKGKPFPLSTMVAGAIFCILNGSLQGHYLLHCSPLDDEWSADYRCRTGLVVFYVGMAINIHSDYILRNLRKPGEEAYKIPTGGLFEYVSGANYLGEIIEWFGFALATWSLPALAFALFTLSFIGPRAYYHHRFYQEKFKDYPKIRKALIPFII
- the memo1 gene encoding protein MEMO1 isoform X2, with the translated sequence MSNRVVCREASHAGSWYSASGSQLNAQLEGWLSQAQSTIRPARAIIAPRRVFILGPSHHVPLSRCALSPADVYRTPLYDLRIDQKVYADLWKTGLFERMTLQTDEDEHSIEMHLPYTAKAMESHKDEFSIVPVLVGALSESKEQEYGKLLSKYLADPSNLFIISSDFCHWGQRFRYTYYDESQGEIYRSIEHLDKMGMGIIEQLDPMSFTNYLKKYRNTICGRHPIGVLLNAVAELRKSGLEMNFTFLNYAQSSECRNWQDSSVSYAAGALIVH
- the memo1 gene encoding protein MEMO1 isoform X1, translating into MSNRVVCREASHAGSWYSASGSQLNAQLEGWLSQAQSTIRPARAIIAPHAGYTYCGACAAHAYKQVDPSITRRVFILGPSHHVPLSRCALSPADVYRTPLYDLRIDQKVYADLWKTGLFERMTLQTDEDEHSIEMHLPYTAKAMESHKDEFSIVPVLVGALSESKEQEYGKLLSKYLADPSNLFIISSDFCHWGQRFRYTYYDESQGEIYRSIEHLDKMGMGIIEQLDPMSFTNYLKKYRNTICGRHPIGVLLNAVAELRKSGLEMNFTFLNYAQSSECRNWQDSSVSYAAGALIVH
- the spast gene encoding spastin isoform X2 gives rise to the protein MSTKISANKGKDSGEVIRNYHKQAFEYVSKALRIDEDDTGEKEEAVQWYKKGIAELEKGIAVEITGQGDRDRAKRLQDKMVKNLTMAKDRLALLEATLESKRRRHPQPKPVPKSQPAVSANIRPSTAVRPPARSMDPKTTPRMPKALNGKPAAMKQPAKRDMKNFKNVDSKLANLILNEIVDSGASVSFGDIAGQDLAKQALQEIVILPALRPELFTGLRAPARGLLLFGPPGNGKTMLAKAVAAESNATFFNISAASLTSKYVGEGEKLVRALFAVARELQPSVIFIDEVDSLLCERREGEHDASRRLKTEFLIEFDGVQSGGDDRVLVMGATNRPQELDEAVLRRFAKRVYVALPDEQTRATLLNNLLEKHGKPLSKNELSTLARMTAGYSGSDLTSLAKDAALGPIRELRPEQVQKMAAHEMRNIKMKDFEDSLKRIKTSVSPATLNMYTKWNKDFGDTTAF
- the spast gene encoding spastin isoform X1 → MSTKISANKGKDSGEVIRNYHKQAFEYVSKALRIDEDDTGEKEEAVQWYKKGIAELEKGIAVEITGQGDRDRAKRLQDKMVKNLTMAKDRLALLEATLESKRRRHPQPKPVPKSQPAVSANIRPSTAVRPPARSMDPKTTPRMPKALNGKPAAMKQPAKRDMKNFKNVDSKLANLILNEIVDRYLAVMLLTPCKWKQHAAVVSVLCSGASVSFGDIAGQDLAKQALQEIVILPALRPELFTGLRAPARGLLLFGPPGNGKTMLAKAVAAESNATFFNISAASLTSKYVGEGEKLVRALFAVARELQPSVIFIDEVDSLLCERREGEHDASRRLKTEFLIEFDGVQSGGDDRVLVMGATNRPQELDEAVLRRFAKRVYVALPDEQTRATLLNNLLEKHGKPLSKNELSTLARMTAGYSGSDLTSLAKDAALGPIRELRPEQVQKMAAHEMRNIKMKDFEDSLKRIKTSVSPATLNMYTKWNKDFGDTTAF